A part of Ancylothrix sp. D3o genomic DNA contains:
- the hisH gene encoding imidazole glycerol phosphate synthase subunit HisH, protein MPVIAVIDYDMGNLHSACKGLENAGGTPKITDVPAEIEQADAVVLPGVGAFDPAIQHLRSRDLIGPVKDAIASGKPFLGICLGMQILFDGSEEGKEPGLGIIPGEVRRFKPEPNLTIPHMGWNQLELKQPDIKLWENLGIEPWVYFVHSYYVEPADPAVKAATVTHGSQTVTAAIARDNVMAVQFHPEKSSSAGLQMLANFVHQLNKPE, encoded by the coding sequence ATGCCTGTGATTGCGGTGATTGATTACGATATGGGAAATTTGCACTCGGCGTGTAAGGGTTTGGAAAATGCGGGGGGAACTCCAAAAATTACGGATGTGCCGGCAGAAATTGAGCAAGCGGATGCGGTGGTTTTGCCTGGGGTGGGGGCTTTTGATCCGGCAATTCAACATTTGAGATCGCGGGATTTAATTGGGCCGGTTAAAGATGCTATTGCTTCGGGAAAACCGTTTTTAGGAATTTGTTTAGGGATGCAAATTTTGTTTGATGGTAGTGAGGAAGGCAAGGAACCGGGCTTAGGTATTATTCCGGGTGAGGTTCGCCGGTTTAAGCCTGAACCGAATCTCACAATACCTCACATGGGCTGGAATCAATTGGAGCTAAAACAGCCTGATATCAAGCTTTGGGAGAATTTAGGGATTGAGCCTTGGGTATATTTTGTGCATTCATACTATGTAGAGCCGGCAGACCCAGCGGTGAAAGCGGCAACGGTGACACACGGCAGCCAAACGGTTACGGCAGCAATTGCGCGAGATAATGTAATGGCGGTGCAATTTCACCCAGAAAAATCATCGAGTGCAGGGTTACAAATGCTGGCAAATTTTGTTCACCAATTGAATAAACCCGAATAA
- a CDS encoding peptidase C15 yields the protein MNPKLLLTSFDIWLTHHKSNASDDLLELISQHPDFIKAIFLRKLPVDFDLAPAKLIAKLKQTTPDIVVCCGMAESRTKLTVESRATNENNVLLTAVNLEQLVADLPSTEISHEAGKFVCEALYYSALNELQKHPSTPCIFVHVPVLTKENTCPIFADFVTLLHRLKLSYQPPQKYA from the coding sequence ATGAACCCCAAGCTTTTGTTAACCTCCTTTGATATTTGGCTTACACATCATAAATCTAACGCCTCCGATGATTTATTAGAATTAATTTCCCAACACCCCGATTTTATCAAAGCCATTTTCTTAAGAAAATTACCCGTTGATTTTGACCTAGCCCCCGCTAAACTTATCGCCAAACTTAAACAAACCACCCCCGATATAGTAGTCTGTTGCGGCATGGCAGAAAGTCGCACCAAACTAACCGTAGAATCGCGTGCTACCAACGAAAACAACGTGCTGTTAACCGCCGTCAATCTTGAACAATTAGTAGCAGATTTACCCTCCACAGAAATTAGCCACGAAGCCGGAAAATTTGTTTGTGAAGCCCTTTATTATTCAGCCTTAAACGAACTGCAAAAACACCCATCTACCCCCTGTATCTTTGTCCATGTGCCGGTTTTAACCAAAGAAAACACCTGCCCCATATTTGCCGACTTTGTAACCCTCCTCCACCGGCTCAAACTTTCTTATCAACCTCCGCAAAAATACGCTTGA
- a CDS encoding circularly permuted type 2 ATP-grasp protein, whose product MRFETYDPGDFYDELFIAKGKPRPEILPLIERINSLPEGELKRRQQAAQIALFKLGVTFNVYGDSEGTERIFPFDIIPRIVSAQEWAKLERGLKQRIFTLNAFIADIYGDQKIIKDGIIPAEIINSAKGFLKPCIGLKPPAGIWCHITGTDLVRDKDGTWYVLEDNLRVPSGVSYVLENRRVMKSTFPQVFRTMNVQPVDDYPSHLLETLLNLVPSNLPDPVVVVLSPGIYNSAYFEHSFLAQQMGVQLVEGRDLVISDGYVQMRTTKGLQRVDVIYRRIDDDFIDPKAFRPDSLLGVPGLVEVYQAGRVGIANAMGTGIADDKVIYAYVPEMIRYYLSEEPIIANVPTYMCWEEKHRQHVLKNLDKMVLKAANEAGGYGMLVGTHATPEQRQEFAEKIKANPRNYIGQPTLCLSRVPTLIDNEFAGCHVDLRPYILYGKEIYVNPGGLTRVALKKGSLVVNSSQGGGSKDTWVLTP is encoded by the coding sequence GTGCGTTTTGAAACTTACGATCCCGGTGACTTTTATGATGAACTATTCATCGCCAAGGGCAAACCACGCCCCGAAATTTTACCCCTCATAGAAAGAATAAACTCCCTACCTGAAGGAGAACTCAAACGCCGGCAACAAGCCGCACAAATAGCCCTATTTAAACTCGGAGTCACCTTCAACGTTTATGGCGACAGCGAAGGCACCGAGCGCATCTTTCCTTTTGACATCATCCCCCGCATAGTTTCAGCCCAAGAATGGGCAAAACTTGAGCGCGGACTCAAACAGAGAATTTTTACCCTCAATGCCTTTATTGCAGACATTTACGGCGACCAAAAAATTATCAAAGACGGCATAATTCCCGCCGAAATCATCAACTCAGCAAAAGGCTTTTTAAAACCCTGCATCGGCTTAAAACCACCGGCCGGCATTTGGTGTCACATCACCGGCACCGATTTAGTACGCGACAAAGACGGAACCTGGTATGTTTTAGAAGATAACCTCCGCGTTCCTTCTGGCGTTTCCTATGTGCTAGAAAACCGGCGCGTAATGAAAAGCACCTTTCCCCAAGTTTTCCGCACAATGAACGTGCAGCCGGTCGATGATTACCCCAGCCACCTGTTAGAAACCCTCCTCAATCTTGTCCCCAGCAATTTACCCGATCCAGTCGTTGTTGTTCTCAGTCCAGGTATTTACAACTCCGCCTATTTTGAGCATTCCTTCCTCGCTCAACAAATGGGAGTTCAACTCGTAGAAGGACGCGATTTAGTCATCTCCGACGGCTATGTACAAATGCGGACAACCAAAGGCTTACAACGAGTTGATGTTATTTACCGGCGCATTGATGATGACTTTATTGATCCTAAAGCATTTCGTCCCGATTCACTATTAGGAGTACCCGGTTTAGTAGAAGTTTATCAAGCCGGTAGAGTTGGAATTGCAAACGCAATGGGCACCGGCATAGCCGATGATAAAGTCATCTATGCCTATGTACCAGAAATGATCCGCTATTACCTCTCAGAAGAACCAATTATTGCCAACGTTCCTACCTATATGTGTTGGGAAGAAAAACACCGCCAGCACGTCCTAAAAAACCTCGATAAAATGGTATTAAAAGCCGCCAACGAAGCCGGAGGTTACGGAATGCTTGTAGGAACCCACGCCACCCCAGAACAACGTCAAGAATTTGCCGAAAAAATAAAAGCCAACCCCCGCAATTATATCGGTCAACCTACCCTATGTTTGTCACGAGTTCCTACACTCATAGACAATGAATTTGCCGGCTGTCACGTTGATTTGCGGCCTTATATTTTGTATGGCAAAGAAATCTATGTCAACCCAGGCGGATTAACCCGTGTTGCCCTTAAAAAAGGCTCCTTAGTCGTCAACTCCTCCCAAGGAGGCGGCTCAAAAGATACCTGGGTTTTAACACCTTAA
- a CDS encoding alpha-E domain-containing protein: MLSRVANSIYWLNRYVERAENIARFIDVNLNLLLDSPPGSRTQWEPLVITAGDMPAFKERYGEATAENVIQFLTFDRNYSNSILSCLQIARENARSIREIISSEMWEQLNSFYMMVKEAAPKQSVLDLHDFYSEVKMASHLFAGVMDGTMTHNEGWNFGHMGRLLERADKTARILDVKYFILLPSVQYVGTTFDEIQWIALLRSASAYEMYRKCQHRITPSGVANFLILDRDFPRAIRFCITRAESALHKITGTQPGTWRDPVERSLGRLRSELDYLTIEDIMDKGLHEFLTDFQIHLNGTGNKIFQTFFALEPVV; this comes from the coding sequence ATGTTAAGTCGTGTCGCCAACTCAATCTATTGGTTAAACCGCTATGTCGAACGAGCCGAAAACATCGCGCGTTTTATAGATGTTAACCTCAATTTATTGCTAGATTCTCCCCCCGGTTCGCGTACTCAATGGGAGCCTTTAGTTATCACCGCTGGCGATATGCCGGCCTTTAAAGAACGCTACGGCGAAGCCACCGCAGAAAATGTAATTCAGTTTCTCACCTTCGACAGAAACTATTCCAACTCAATCCTTTCTTGCTTACAAATTGCCAGAGAAAACGCTCGCTCAATTCGAGAAATTATTTCCTCAGAAATGTGGGAACAACTCAACTCATTTTACATGATGGTAAAAGAAGCAGCCCCCAAACAATCAGTCTTAGACTTGCATGATTTTTATAGCGAAGTAAAAATGGCAAGTCATTTATTTGCCGGCGTCATGGACGGCACAATGACACACAATGAAGGCTGGAATTTTGGGCACATGGGCCGGCTTTTAGAACGCGCCGACAAAACCGCTCGCATTTTGGATGTCAAGTATTTTATTTTGTTACCTTCCGTGCAATATGTGGGAACCACCTTTGATGAAATTCAGTGGATAGCATTACTTCGTTCCGCCAGTGCTTATGAAATGTATCGCAAATGTCAGCACCGCATCACCCCTTCAGGAGTCGCCAACTTTTTAATTTTAGACCGCGATTTTCCGCGTGCAATTCGCTTTTGTATAACGCGAGCAGAAAGCGCCTTGCACAAGATCACCGGCACCCAACCAGGAACCTGGCGAGATCCTGTAGAAAGATCATTAGGTCGCTTACGTTCCGAATTGGATTATCTCACCATTGAAGACATCATGGACAAAGGTTTACATGAATTTTTAACCGATTTTCAAATTCACCTTAACGGCACCGGCAACAAAATTTTCCAGACATTTTTTGCCTTAGAGCCGGTAGTTTAA
- the era gene encoding GTPase Era, with protein sequence MNTSDFALIPAAPDGFKSGFTAIIGRPNVGKSTLMNQLVGQKIAITSPVAQTTRNRLQGILTTPEAQIIFVDTPGIHKPHHQLGEVLVKNAQSAIHSVDVVLFLVDGSVPSGGGDRYIVDILKNVQTPVIFGLNKCDQQPPDFQGIDESYQQIIAGKDWPVMKFSALTGEGIKTLEKSLSEYLEPGPYYYPPDLVTDQPERFIMGELIREQILLLTREEVPHSVAVIIERVEESTDITRVLATICVERDSQKGILIGKGGTMLKTIGTAARQQMQKLIEGKVYLELFVKVQPKWRQSRNKLSELGYRVEE encoded by the coding sequence CTGAACACCTCCGATTTTGCCCTCATTCCCGCCGCTCCCGATGGCTTTAAATCGGGTTTCACCGCGATTATCGGACGTCCTAACGTTGGCAAATCTACCCTGATGAACCAGCTTGTCGGACAAAAAATCGCTATTACATCGCCCGTAGCCCAAACAACTCGTAATCGCTTGCAAGGCATTTTAACAACTCCAGAAGCGCAAATTATTTTTGTTGATACTCCGGGGATTCATAAACCTCACCACCAACTCGGAGAAGTGCTGGTAAAAAATGCTCAAAGTGCGATTCATTCAGTTGATGTGGTTTTGTTTTTAGTGGATGGTTCTGTGCCTTCTGGTGGGGGTGATCGCTACATTGTTGATATTCTCAAAAATGTGCAAACGCCGGTGATTTTTGGATTAAATAAATGTGATCAACAACCTCCAGATTTTCAAGGCATTGATGAGAGTTATCAGCAAATTATCGCGGGCAAAGATTGGCCTGTTATGAAATTTTCTGCCCTCACCGGCGAAGGGATCAAAACTCTCGAAAAATCCCTGAGCGAATATCTCGAACCGGGCCCCTATTATTATCCCCCAGATTTAGTTACAGATCAACCGGAACGTTTCATTATGGGTGAGTTAATTCGTGAGCAAATTTTGCTGCTTACCCGCGAAGAAGTCCCCCACTCGGTTGCTGTTATTATTGAGCGGGTGGAAGAAAGTACAGATATTACTCGTGTTTTGGCGACGATTTGTGTTGAGCGAGATTCGCAAAAAGGAATTCTGATCGGCAAAGGGGGAACAATGTTAAAAACAATTGGCACGGCTGCTCGCCAACAAATGCAAAAATTAATTGAGGGAAAAGTTTATTTAGAATTGTTTGTAAAAGTGCAACCAAAATGGCGACAATCTCGCAATAAGTTAAGTGAATTGGGATATCGAGTTGAAGAGTAA
- the ptsP gene encoding phosphoenolpyruvate--protein phosphotransferase, which produces MIGIVIVSHSKKLAEGVQELANQMAQGRVRLAVAAGIDDPDNPLGTDAMQVYQAIESVWDGGGVVVLMDLGSALMSAEMALEFLSEEKRSNVRLCEAPLVEGTMAAVVAASAGGDIEKVLLEARGAMLAKAQFLGVNLQKFSAISPLENNGQLRETREFTIQNLMGLHARPAAQLVTMTNRFECEITLKNISQNSNSVNAKSINQVITLGVRQGDKILISAVGVDAGEALSALQALIASNFGEEVLSIPTTSPESKTEEKAEEKALLGNLRGTPASPGIAIGPVFLYQPFLHFKIEQKAENSLGEWENLQQAISTAKNDLESLWQKTLAPTGQQESAIFAAHLLYLEDPILLETTRRLIFQDKYSAAAAWKTVIDETIYDYNSIKDPYFQARGADVVDVGERVLRLLTGVENQTPQLEEAVILIAPDLSPSETVQLDLKKVLGICTSAGGATSHAAILARSLRIPAVMAVGPELLSLEPGTILALNGETGEVFINPDATQLEELQLEKDNELPQLLSNTRANEPTLTRDGRLIEVMANICGIEEAKMAGLAGADGIGLLRSEFLYFNKQTAPKEAEQVKIYEDIAKAIAPYPLIIRTLDIGGDKPLPYVNFTPETNPFLGWRGIRVLLEHPELFKTQLRAILRVSDRYAVKVMFPMISQVMEILAAKEILAETMTELRQEKIVFNEKIEVGIMIEVPAAVAMAERLAGEVNFFSIGTNDLSQYVMAADRNNPKVATLADGFSPAVLRMIQQTVKAAKESGIWVGVCGELASSALAIPILLGLGVDELSVNVSMISEVKKIISELSMAEAEIIAQDVLELDSAAAVREYVGSLFWVE; this is translated from the coding sequence ATGATAGGAATTGTTATCGTATCTCACAGTAAAAAGCTGGCTGAAGGTGTCCAAGAGCTTGCAAATCAAATGGCTCAAGGTCGTGTGCGACTGGCGGTTGCTGCCGGCATTGATGATCCTGATAATCCATTGGGTACTGATGCTATGCAAGTTTATCAAGCAATTGAGTCAGTTTGGGATGGGGGTGGGGTGGTAGTTTTGATGGATTTAGGAAGCGCTTTAATGAGTGCGGAAATGGCGCTGGAGTTTCTATCAGAAGAAAAGCGATCAAACGTCCGGTTATGTGAGGCTCCATTGGTGGAAGGAACGATGGCGGCGGTGGTGGCTGCTTCTGCCGGTGGAGATATCGAAAAAGTTTTGCTAGAAGCACGGGGAGCAATGCTTGCTAAAGCGCAATTCTTAGGGGTTAATTTACAGAAATTTTCTGCAATTTCCCCTTTAGAAAATAACGGGCAACTGAGAGAAACCAGAGAATTTACGATTCAAAATTTGATGGGATTACACGCTCGACCGGCAGCCCAGTTAGTAACGATGACGAACCGTTTTGAATGTGAAATTACCCTCAAAAATATTAGCCAGAATAGCAACAGCGTCAATGCAAAAAGCATCAATCAAGTCATTACCTTGGGGGTAAGGCAAGGTGATAAAATTTTGATTTCCGCTGTCGGCGTTGATGCCGGTGAAGCTTTGAGTGCATTGCAAGCCTTAATTGCCTCAAATTTTGGGGAAGAAGTGCTTTCAATACCCACAACTTCGCCGGAGAGCAAAACAGAAGAAAAAGCAGAAGAAAAGGCATTATTAGGCAATTTACGCGGCACACCGGCCTCTCCGGGCATTGCTATTGGGCCGGTGTTTTTATACCAGCCATTTCTTCATTTTAAAATCGAGCAAAAAGCAGAAAATTCTTTAGGAGAATGGGAAAATTTACAACAGGCGATTTCTACAGCCAAAAATGACTTAGAAAGTTTGTGGCAAAAAACTTTGGCCCCAACCGGCCAACAAGAATCGGCAATATTTGCCGCCCATTTACTTTATTTAGAGGACCCAATTTTGTTAGAAACAACCAGGCGATTAATTTTTCAAGATAAGTATAGTGCGGCGGCGGCTTGGAAAACAGTTATCGATGAAACAATTTACGATTATAACAGCATAAAAGACCCCTATTTTCAAGCTCGTGGCGCCGATGTGGTGGATGTCGGAGAACGAGTTTTGCGATTGTTGACAGGGGTAGAAAATCAAACGCCTCAATTAGAAGAAGCTGTTATTTTAATTGCCCCGGATCTCAGCCCTTCGGAAACCGTACAACTTGACCTCAAAAAAGTTTTGGGAATTTGTACCTCTGCCGGTGGAGCGACTTCTCACGCGGCAATTTTAGCCCGTTCTCTTCGCATTCCCGCCGTGATGGCTGTCGGCCCAGAATTATTAAGTTTAGAACCAGGTACAATTCTTGCTTTAAATGGAGAAACCGGCGAAGTTTTTATCAATCCTGACGCGACACAGCTAGAAGAATTGCAACTTGAAAAAGATAACGAATTGCCGCAATTGCTCTCAAATACCAGAGCCAATGAACCCACCCTTACCCGCGATGGCCGGTTAATAGAAGTCATGGCGAATATTTGCGGAATAGAAGAAGCAAAAATGGCAGGGCTGGCCGGTGCTGATGGCATAGGTTTATTGCGGAGTGAATTTCTTTATTTTAACAAACAAACGGCCCCAAAAGAAGCCGAACAAGTCAAAATATACGAAGACATTGCTAAAGCAATTGCCCCTTATCCTTTGATTATCAGAACCTTAGATATTGGCGGAGATAAACCCTTGCCTTATGTAAATTTCACCCCCGAAACAAATCCGTTTCTAGGATGGCGAGGAATTCGGGTTTTATTAGAGCATCCCGAATTATTTAAAACTCAGCTACGGGCAATTTTACGGGTGAGTGACCGGTATGCAGTTAAGGTCATGTTTCCCATGATTTCGCAAGTTATGGAAATTCTCGCCGCCAAAGAAATTTTAGCCGAAACAATGACCGAATTACGGCAAGAAAAAATCGTTTTTAATGAAAAAATAGAAGTGGGGATAATGATAGAAGTGCCGGCGGCGGTGGCGATGGCCGAACGGTTAGCAGGCGAGGTTAATTTTTTTAGTATTGGCACCAATGATCTAAGCCAATATGTGATGGCAGCGGATCGAAATAATCCCAAAGTGGCGACGCTTGCAGATGGCTTTTCACCGGCAGTCTTGCGAATGATTCAACAAACCGTAAAAGCCGCAAAAGAAAGCGGAATTTGGGTCGGAGTTTGTGGAGAGTTAGCATCGTCTGCTTTAGCTATTCCAATTTTATTAGGATTAGGAGTGGATGAATTGAGCGTCAATGTGTCGATGATTTCGGAAGTGAAAAAAATAATTTCCGAGTTAAGTATGGCAGAAGCCGAGATTATTGCTCAAGATGTGTTAGAGTTGGATTCAGCAGCGGCAGTACGCGAATATGTTGGCAGTCTTTTCTGGGTCGAATGA
- a CDS encoding Lin0512 family protein, with translation MARKCFIIEMGMGIDQHGQEPTVAAARAVRNAIANNALLGIWEVAGLSHPNQMIVEVQVAVPYPEQVREDEVLAVLPFGQKTLKVEQGGMVVQGRAIEGLNDKNNEMLIANAAVTVWVEKN, from the coding sequence ATGGCACGCAAATGCTTTATCATTGAAATGGGAATGGGAATTGATCAGCACGGACAAGAACCGACGGTTGCAGCCGCAAGAGCCGTCCGCAATGCGATAGCAAATAACGCCTTACTTGGAATTTGGGAAGTCGCAGGATTAAGCCATCCAAATCAAATGATCGTAGAGGTACAAGTTGCAGTCCCCTATCCCGAACAAGTGCGAGAAGATGAAGTTTTGGCAGTCTTACCTTTTGGTCAAAAAACCCTAAAAGTTGAGCAAGGCGGCATGGTGGTTCAAGGGCGGGCAATTGAAGGGCTAAATGATAAAAATAATGAAATGTTAATTGCCAATGCAGCCGTTACAGTTTGGGTGGAAAAAAATTAA
- the dhaK gene encoding dihydroxyacetone kinase subunit DhaK, which translates to MKKLINSPENVVRESLEGMALAHPDLIKINFDPTFVYRKDAPIQNKVALISGGGSGHEPMHTGFVGMGMLDAACPGEIFTSPTPDQMLEAAKKVNSGNGVLNIVKNYSGDVMNFEMAAEIASSENLPMINILIDDDCAVKDSLYTQGRRGVGTTVLAEKICGAGAEKGYNLQQLANLCRKVNLNGRSIGIALTSCTVPAKGSPTFELADNEIEFGIGIHGEPGRQRMEIKTADQISEMLTFSILEDPPYIRTIRELNLESQEWEELELTTPPFQSGDSVLAFVNSMGGTPLSELYIIYRQLAQICEKKNITIIRNLIGPYITSLEMQGVSITLLKLDEEMIKLWDAPVKTASLRWGV; encoded by the coding sequence ATGAAAAAACTCATCAACTCTCCCGAAAATGTCGTCCGCGAAAGCCTTGAAGGCATGGCATTAGCACACCCCGACCTCATCAAAATTAACTTTGATCCCACCTTTGTCTACCGCAAAGATGCCCCCATTCAAAACAAAGTCGCCCTCATTTCTGGCGGCGGTAGCGGACACGAACCCATGCACACCGGCTTTGTTGGAATGGGAATGTTAGATGCCGCCTGTCCGGGTGAAATCTTCACCTCCCCCACCCCCGATCAAATGTTAGAAGCAGCCAAAAAAGTTAACAGCGGCAACGGCGTTTTAAACATCGTTAAAAACTATAGCGGCGATGTGATGAACTTCGAGATGGCAGCCGAAATTGCCTCCTCCGAAAACCTCCCCATGATCAACATTTTAATCGATGATGATTGCGCCGTAAAAGACAGTTTATATACCCAAGGCCGGCGCGGAGTTGGCACAACTGTTTTAGCAGAAAAAATCTGCGGTGCCGGTGCCGAAAAAGGCTACAATTTACAACAACTTGCCAACCTTTGCCGCAAAGTAAACCTCAACGGACGCAGCATCGGAATTGCCCTTACATCCTGCACCGTTCCCGCCAAAGGTAGCCCCACCTTTGAATTAGCAGACAATGAAATAGAATTTGGCATAGGCATACACGGCGAACCAGGCCGGCAACGCATGGAAATCAAAACCGCCGATCAAATAAGCGAAATGTTAACTTTTTCCATTCTCGAAGATCCCCCCTACATACGCACCATCCGCGAATTGAATTTAGAAAGCCAAGAATGGGAAGAATTAGAATTAACAACCCCGCCTTTTCAATCGGGTGATTCTGTCTTAGCATTTGTCAACAGCATGGGTGGAACTCCCCTTTCCGAACTCTATATCATCTATCGCCAATTAGCCCAAATTTGTGAAAAGAAAAACATCACAATTATCCGCAACTTAATCGGCCCTTACATCACTTCCTTAGAAATGCAAGGAGTCTCAATAACTTTGCTAAAATTAGATGAAGAAATGATCAAACTTTGGGATGCGCCGGTGAAAACAGCCAGCTTGCGCTGGGGAGTTTAA
- the dhaL gene encoding dihydroxyacetone kinase subunit DhaL — MTTKQQILQWLQTYATVIEQNKDYLTELDAAIGDADHGINMNRGFQKVLTQLPTLAEKDISNILKAVSMTLISSVGGASGALYGTFFLRASNAVTGLSELTPEDTAKLLETGLSGVRERGKANLGEKTMLDTLQPASQTFTKAISEGNNTLEALKEAVIAAEQGMKNTIPLIAKKGRATYLGERSIGHQDPGATSAYLMLKTLQQVLQ, encoded by the coding sequence ATGACTACAAAACAGCAAATTCTCCAATGGTTGCAAACCTACGCAACCGTTATCGAGCAAAATAAAGACTACCTCACAGAACTCGATGCCGCCATTGGAGATGCCGATCACGGCATTAACATGAATCGCGGTTTCCAAAAAGTTTTAACTCAGCTTCCCACCCTCGCTGAAAAAGATATCAGCAACATCTTAAAAGCTGTTAGCATGACTCTTATTTCAAGCGTAGGCGGAGCAAGCGGTGCTTTGTATGGAACCTTTTTTTTACGCGCAAGTAATGCAGTCACCGGTCTCTCAGAATTAACCCCAGAAGACACAGCAAAACTCTTAGAAACCGGCCTTTCTGGAGTCAGAGAACGCGGCAAAGCCAACTTGGGAGAGAAAACAATGTTAGATACCCTACAACCAGCCTCTCAAACCTTCACAAAAGCCATCTCTGAAGGAAATAACACCCTTGAAGCCTTAAAAGAAGCCGTCATTGCAGCCGAACAAGGCATGAAAAATACCATCCCCTTAATCGCCAAAAAAGGACGGGCAACTTATTTAGGAGAAAGAAGTATCGGCCATCAAGATCCCGGCGCCACTTCTGCCTATTTGATGTTAAAAACTCTCCAACAAGTTTTACAATAA
- a CDS encoding MBL fold metallo-hydrolase, which yields MATLQQRRPENISGDFYVDNTCIDCDTCRWMAPATFHRENEQSAVYNQPASQLERLQAMQALLSCPTASIGTIEKPKDIKKAQETLPLLVEENVYHCGYHSQDSFAAASYLMVHDQANILIDSPRFTAPLVKRLEAMGGVRYMYLTHRDDVADHAKFKAHFNCQRILHKDDITADTRDVEMQLSGNETVEFLPDVLIIPVPGHSKGHTVLLYKNKFLFTGDHLAWSTYLHQLYAFRRYCWYSWPEQIKSMQKLAEYNFEWVLPGHGRRYHSNPETMRQQMQKCLAWMQDDSATSSTPDD from the coding sequence ATGGCAACATTACAACAACGCCGGCCAGAAAATATTTCCGGCGACTTTTATGTAGATAATACCTGTATTGACTGCGATACTTGCCGGTGGATGGCACCGGCCACTTTCCACAGAGAAAATGAACAGTCCGCAGTCTATAACCAGCCGGCCAGCCAACTTGAAAGACTGCAAGCCATGCAAGCGCTTTTATCTTGTCCCACCGCATCCATCGGCACAATTGAAAAGCCAAAAGACATCAAAAAAGCCCAAGAAACCCTCCCCCTTTTAGTCGAAGAAAATGTTTACCATTGCGGCTATCATTCCCAAGATTCCTTTGCCGCAGCCAGCTACTTAATGGTACACGATCAAGCCAATATTTTAATTGATTCCCCGCGATTTACAGCGCCATTAGTAAAACGTTTAGAAGCAATGGGAGGAGTGCGTTATATGTACCTCACCCACAGAGATGATGTAGCCGATCACGCCAAATTTAAAGCACATTTTAACTGCCAAAGAATATTGCATAAAGACGATATTACAGCCGACACCCGCGATGTCGAAATGCAATTAAGCGGAAATGAGACGGTGGAATTTTTGCCAGATGTATTAATTATTCCCGTACCAGGACACAGCAAAGGGCACACCGTTTTGCTTTACAAAAACAAATTTCTTTTCACCGGCGATCATCTCGCTTGGTCAACTTATTTGCACCAACTTTATGCCTTTCGCCGCTATTGCTGGTATTCCTGGCCCGAACAAATTAAATCAATGCAAAAATTAGCTGAATATAACTTTGAATGGGTACTCCCCGGACACGGACGCCGGTATCATTCAAACCCAGAAACAATGCGTCAACAAATGCAAAAATGCCTCGCTTGGATGCAAGATGATAGCGCCACATCAAGCACCCCTGATGATTAA
- the folB gene encoding dihydroneopterin aldolase — protein MDCIKLTDIRCYGYTGYLPEEQVLGQWFEVDLTLWLDLRAAGKSDAIEDTLDYRKVISTTKNIVKNSKFALIERLAEAIAEAILEFAEVEKIQVCMTKPAAPIPDFGGKITVEILREK, from the coding sequence ATGGATTGTATAAAGCTTACCGATATTCGTTGTTATGGTTACACCGGCTATCTGCCAGAAGAACAAGTTTTAGGGCAATGGTTTGAGGTCGATTTGACTTTATGGTTAGATTTAAGGGCGGCTGGAAAAAGTGATGCAATTGAGGATACTTTGGATTATCGTAAGGTGATTTCAACCACGAAAAATATAGTAAAAAATTCCAAATTTGCCTTAATTGAAAGGCTGGCTGAGGCGATTGCTGAGGCGATTTTGGAGTTTGCTGAGGTTGAAAAAATACAGGTTTGTATGACTAAGCCGGCTGCGCCTATTCCTGATTTTGGCGGGAAAATTACGGTGGAAATTTTGCGAGAAAAATAA